In a genomic window of Ralstonia nicotianae:
- a CDS encoding YqaA family protein, with protein METWIAWLLATLALPNVGLPAIFIVCFVSATLLPLGSEPAVFGYIKLNPEMFWPAIFVAAAGNTLGGAVDWWMGYAAKLALVRFHLARRRRQHDTEHVQHIPHPQRHRAPPLDKKYFRWMRRIGPVSLLASWVPGIGDPLCTLAGWLRLSFWPSVAYMAIGKFLRYLVMTAALLTLPDRFWHGIFGWIKTLLM; from the coding sequence ATGGAAACGTGGATCGCCTGGCTCCTCGCCACCCTGGCCCTGCCCAACGTGGGGCTGCCCGCCATCTTCATCGTCTGCTTTGTCTCGGCGACGCTGCTGCCGCTGGGGTCCGAGCCGGCGGTGTTCGGCTACATCAAGCTCAATCCCGAGATGTTCTGGCCGGCTATCTTCGTGGCGGCCGCCGGCAATACGCTGGGCGGCGCGGTCGACTGGTGGATGGGCTATGCGGCCAAGCTGGCGCTGGTGCGGTTCCACCTGGCGCGCCGCCGCCGCCAGCACGACACCGAGCACGTGCAGCACATCCCGCACCCGCAGCGCCACCGCGCCCCGCCGCTGGACAAGAAATACTTCCGCTGGATGCGCCGCATCGGCCCGGTGTCGCTGCTGGCGTCGTGGGTGCCCGGCATCGGCGATCCGCTGTGCACGCTGGCCGGCTGGCTGCGGCTGTCCTTCTGGCCCAGCGTGGCCTACATGGCGATCGGCAAGTTCCTGCGCTACCTGGTCATGACCGCCGCGCTGTTGACCCTGCCGGACCGTTTCTGGCACGGCATCTTCGGGTGGATCAAGACGCTCCTGATGTGA
- a CDS encoding nucleoside recognition domain-containing protein, whose product MALNLVWLAFFLVAFVTACVQVAMGDMEIFSRMLTGMFDAARTGFEIALGLTGMMALWLGIMRVGERAGVVDLFARLVNPLMRHLFPSVPPGHAANGAMMMNVSANVLGLDNAATPLGLQAMRELQSINPQPRRASDAQLMFVVLNTAGVTLVPTSVIAIRQALAVKQGLAGFNAADIFLPTLLSTFVGFCAGIAAVAWHQRINLFRPALLAYFGGFVAAMGLLFAWLRQFPPQQMAAWIGLIGAGAILTIVVAFLACGALRRINVYETFVDGAKDGFQVAIGIVPYLVAVLVGIAVFRAAGCMEFLMQGLSAAFSHLGIDTRFVPALPVGLMKTLSGAGARGLMVDVMTTYGVDSFQGKLAAIIQGSTETTFYVLAVYFGSVGIKDTRYALACGLWADLIGLVGAVLIAYLFFG is encoded by the coding sequence GTGGCCCTCAACCTCGTCTGGCTCGCCTTCTTCCTCGTCGCCTTCGTCACCGCCTGCGTGCAGGTGGCGATGGGCGACATGGAGATCTTCTCCCGCATGCTCACCGGCATGTTCGACGCCGCGCGCACCGGCTTCGAGATCGCGCTCGGCCTGACCGGCATGATGGCGCTGTGGCTGGGCATCATGCGCGTCGGCGAGCGGGCAGGGGTGGTGGACCTGTTCGCCCGCCTGGTGAACCCGCTGATGCGCCACCTGTTCCCATCGGTGCCGCCGGGCCACGCGGCCAACGGGGCGATGATGATGAACGTCTCGGCCAACGTGCTGGGCCTGGACAACGCCGCCACGCCGCTCGGCCTGCAGGCCATGCGCGAGCTGCAGTCGATCAACCCGCAGCCGCGCCGCGCCAGCGACGCGCAGCTGATGTTCGTCGTGCTCAACACCGCCGGCGTGACGCTGGTGCCCACCTCCGTGATCGCCATCCGGCAGGCGCTGGCGGTCAAGCAGGGGCTGGCCGGCTTCAACGCGGCCGACATCTTCCTGCCGACGCTGCTGTCCACCTTCGTCGGTTTCTGCGCGGGCATCGCCGCGGTGGCCTGGCATCAGCGCATCAACCTATTCCGGCCGGCGCTGCTGGCGTACTTCGGCGGCTTCGTCGCGGCGATGGGGCTGCTGTTCGCGTGGCTGCGCCAGTTTCCGCCCCAGCAGATGGCGGCGTGGATCGGCCTGATCGGCGCGGGGGCCATCCTCACGATCGTGGTGGCGTTCCTGGCGTGCGGGGCGCTGCGGCGGATCAATGTCTACGAGACCTTCGTCGACGGCGCCAAGGACGGCTTCCAGGTGGCGATCGGCATCGTGCCGTACCTGGTGGCGGTGCTGGTCGGCATCGCGGTGTTCCGCGCGGCCGGCTGCATGGAGTTCCTGATGCAGGGGCTGTCGGCGGCGTTCAGCCACCTGGGCATCGATACGCGCTTCGTGCCGGCGCTGCCCGTGGGCCTGATGAAAACGCTGTCCGGCGCCGGCGCGCGCGGCCTGATGGTGGACGTGATGACCACCTACGGCGTCGACTCCTTCCAGGGCAAGCTGGCCGCCATCATCCAGGGCTCGACCGAGACCACGTTCTACGTGCTGGCCGTGTATTTCGGCAGCGTGGGCATCAAGGACACGCGCTACGCGCTCGCCTGCGGGCTGTGGGCCGACCTGATCGGCCTGGTCGGCGCGGTGCTGATCGCCTACCTGTTCTTCGGCTGA
- a CDS encoding ion channel → MDIRSFLSRRTRRGRKLWSGTQHVIAHGMPPLGWRDIYHRALEVNWPTFFALLAGLFFMLNTVFAGLYSLGTASIANQSPPGFVGAFFFSVETLATVGYGDMHPQTLYAHCIATLEIFVGMSGIALATGLVFARFSRPRAKIMFVRNPIVRTLNGKPTLMVRAANARQNVIAEATAKLRLLQDERSPEGYTLYKIRDLTLVRSEHPIFLLGWILMHVIDETSPLFGATAASLAAGDALLLLTIGGSDETAAQTLLARHSWRHDEIRWGHRYVDLMHDEGNVTHVDYANFHETVPVDEPAAGASSGQA, encoded by the coding sequence ATGGACATCCGGTCGTTCCTTTCCCGGCGCACGCGCCGCGGGCGCAAGCTCTGGTCCGGCACCCAGCATGTGATTGCCCACGGCATGCCGCCGCTCGGCTGGCGCGACATCTACCACCGCGCGCTGGAGGTGAACTGGCCGACGTTCTTCGCGCTGCTCGCCGGGCTGTTCTTCATGCTGAACACCGTCTTCGCCGGGCTGTATTCGCTCGGCACGGCGTCCATCGCCAACCAGTCGCCGCCGGGCTTCGTCGGGGCGTTCTTCTTCAGCGTGGAGACGCTCGCCACCGTCGGCTACGGCGACATGCACCCGCAGACCCTCTACGCGCACTGCATCGCCACGCTGGAGATCTTCGTCGGCATGTCGGGCATCGCCCTGGCCACGGGGCTGGTGTTCGCGCGCTTCTCGCGGCCGCGCGCCAAGATCATGTTCGTGCGCAATCCGATCGTGCGCACGCTCAACGGCAAGCCGACGCTGATGGTGCGTGCCGCCAACGCACGCCAGAACGTGATCGCCGAGGCCACGGCCAAGCTGCGCCTGCTGCAGGACGAACGCTCGCCCGAGGGCTACACGCTCTACAAGATTCGCGATCTCACGCTGGTGCGCAGCGAGCATCCGATCTTCCTGCTCGGCTGGATCCTGATGCACGTGATCGACGAGACGAGTCCGCTCTTCGGCGCCACCGCCGCGTCGCTCGCCGCCGGCGATGCCTTGCTGCTGCTCACCATCGGGGGCTCCGACGAGACCGCCGCCCAGACCCTGCTGGCACGCCATTCCTGGCGGCACGACGAGATTCGCTGGGGGCATCGCTATGTCGACCTGATGCACGACGAAGGCAACGTCACGCATGTCGACTACGCGAACTTTCACGAGACCGTGCCGGTGGACGAGCCGGCCGCTGGCGCATCATCCGGCCAGGCTTGA